In Arvicola amphibius chromosome 1, mArvAmp1.2, whole genome shotgun sequence, one DNA window encodes the following:
- the LOC119804823 gene encoding olfactory receptor 5AN1-like — translation MIGGENITEITQFILLGFSDFPKITALLFIIFLTLYITALTWNLSLVVLIRMDSHLHTPMYFFLSNLSFIDLCYITSTVPKLLSNFFQKKQTISFVGCVVQYFVFSTMGLTESCLMTAMAYDRYVAICNPLLYSSIMSPSLCAFMVMGSYTAGLISSLSQIWVLLQLHFCGPNVIRHFFCDMPQLLNLSCTDTFFAQVLLVILTMFFGLTNASAIMISYGYIVSSILKITSAKGRSKAFNTCVSHLTAVSLFYSSGIFVYLSSSSGGSSSFDRFASVFYTVVIPMLNPLIYSLRNQEIKDAMKRLQKKTIFTQG, via the coding sequence ATGATTGGGGGAGAAAATATTACCGAGATCACTCAGTTCATCCTCCTGGGATTCTCAGATTTCCCGAAAATCACAGCCCTGCTCTTTATTATATTCCTCACACTTTACATTACAGCGCTGACCTGGAACCTGTCCCTTGTTGTTTTAATAAGGATGGATTCCcacctccacacacccatgtatttTTTCCTCAGTAATCTGTCCTTTATAGACCTCTGCTATATCACCTCAACAGTCCCTAAATTGCTTTCCAACTTCTTCCAGAAGAAGCAAACGATCAGTTTTGTGGGTTGCGTAGTTCAATACTTTGTCTTCTCCACTATGGGGTTAACTGAATCTTGCCTCATGACAGCCATGGCCTATGACAGGTATGTTGCCATTTGTAACCCACTGCTCTATTCATCAATCATGTCACCATCTCTGTGTGCTTTCATGGTAATGGGAAGCTACACAGCAGGGCTCATAAGCTCTTTATCTCAGATATGGGTCTTACTGCAGCTCCACTTCTGTGGACCTAATGTCATCAGACATTTCTTCTGTGACATGCCCCAGCTGTTAAATCTCTCCTGTACTGACACTTTCTTTGCACAGGTTCTGCTTGTAATATTGACAATGTTTTTTGGGCTAACAAATGCCTCAGCCATCATGATATCCTATGGCTATATCGTCTCATCCATACTGAAGATCACTTCCGCTAAGGGCAGGTCCAAGGCATTCAACACCTGTGTTTCCCACCTGACAGCAGTTTCCCTATTCTATAGTTCTGGTATCTTTGTCTACTTGAGTTCAAGTTCTGGTGGCTCCTCCAGTTTCGACAGATTTGCATCTGTCTTCTACACTGTGGTGATTCCCATGTTGA